A window of the Pelagicoccus enzymogenes genome harbors these coding sequences:
- a CDS encoding undecaprenyl-diphosphate phosphatase, with the protein MSLLEAILLGIIQGLTEFLPVSSSGHLELGKAILGIETTEDVTFTVVVHGATVLSTMVIFWRDILDLLRGLFSTDWNESKKYIAMLLWSSIPVVIVGLFFKEEVESLFTGNVLLVGCMLLVTGALLSFTYYSPKEGGPVTFKKAIIIGISQAIAVMPGISRSGSTIATGLLLGVDKSKVARFSFLMVLIPIIGANCKDILDGGMANSVVAPLPLLAGAIAAFISGVLACKWMISIVTRGKLIYFAYYCFAAGAIAIAAHFIA; encoded by the coding sequence ATGTCCCTTCTCGAAGCCATCCTCCTCGGCATCATCCAAGGCCTCACCGAATTCCTCCCCGTTAGCAGCAGCGGACACCTCGAGCTCGGCAAAGCCATCCTCGGCATCGAAACCACCGAAGACGTGACCTTCACCGTCGTGGTGCACGGAGCCACCGTGCTCTCCACCATGGTGATCTTCTGGCGAGATATACTCGATTTGCTGCGCGGACTCTTCTCCACCGACTGGAACGAATCGAAGAAATACATCGCCATGCTGCTCTGGTCCTCCATCCCCGTCGTCATCGTCGGCCTCTTCTTCAAGGAAGAAGTGGAAAGCCTCTTCACCGGCAACGTCCTGCTCGTCGGCTGCATGCTGCTCGTAACTGGAGCCTTGCTCTCCTTCACCTACTACTCCCCCAAAGAAGGCGGCCCCGTCACCTTCAAGAAAGCGATTATCATCGGCATTTCCCAAGCCATCGCCGTCATGCCCGGCATCTCCCGCTCCGGATCCACCATCGCCACCGGACTGCTGCTCGGCGTGGACAAGAGCAAGGTCGCCCGCTTCTCCTTCCTCATGGTCCTCATCCCCATCATCGGGGCCAACTGCAAGGACATCCTCGACGGCGGCATGGCCAACTCCGTCGTCGCTCCCCTGCCCCTGCTCGCCGGGGCCATCGCCGCCTTCATATCCGGCGTGCTCGCATGCAAGTGGATGATCTCCATCGTCACCCGTGGGAAGCTCATCTACTTCGCCTACTACTGCTTCGCCGCCGGCGCCATCGCCATCGCCGCCCACTTCATCGCCTAG
- the purN gene encoding phosphoribosylglycinamide formyltransferase, with protein sequence MKLGFLASHGGSNMQAILDGCAAGRIPASPALLICNNPGAGALDRAAKAGMPARVLNGQTHPDPADLDAAILDALRAAQVDLVILAGYMKKIGPQLLASYQNRILNIHPALLPKFGGQGMFGMHVHRAVIAAGETESGATVHLIDEVYDEGPILQQARVPVLPGDTPETLQLRVLEQEHQLYPDTIAKIATGQIQLP encoded by the coding sequence ATGAAACTCGGATTCCTCGCATCGCACGGCGGCTCAAACATGCAAGCCATCCTCGACGGCTGCGCCGCAGGCCGCATTCCCGCCAGCCCTGCCCTGCTCATCTGCAACAATCCCGGAGCCGGCGCCCTCGACCGTGCCGCCAAAGCCGGCATGCCCGCCCGGGTCCTCAACGGCCAGACCCACCCCGATCCCGCCGATCTCGACGCCGCCATCCTCGACGCCCTTCGCGCCGCCCAAGTCGACCTCGTCATCCTCGCCGGCTACATGAAGAAGATCGGCCCCCAGCTCCTCGCCAGCTACCAAAACCGCATCCTCAACATCCACCCCGCCCTCCTGCCCAAATTCGGCGGCCAAGGCATGTTCGGCATGCACGTGCACCGCGCCGTCATCGCCGCTGGCGAAACCGAGTCCGGCGCCACTGTGCACCTTATCGACGAAGTCTACGATGAAGGCCCCATCCTCCAACAAGCCCGCGTCCCCGTCCTCCCCGGCGACACCCCCGAGACCCTCCAGCTCCGCGTCCTCGAGCAAGAGCACCAGCTCTACCCCGACACCATCGCCAAAATCGCCACCGGCCAAATCCAGCTCCCGTAG
- a CDS encoding DNA translocase FtsK, whose translation MPGPSKQSQKSIKRVKDGVRRFLETMAGEQQEPEEDESPSPASPSRSDTQDLPDDLVRIAQLESETLAAERRQIEKWRAELEATLRDREERQAYFADLAAERESRFKLMLESAQAQLAGRPPVEEPEPAEEEPEAPTAPIAEPIPAGPYNTPTLELLEASSIEDAILVSPETLEEQELKLQGVLDNFAVDAMVYDAVVGPRVTQFRIRPGIGVRVEKISGLQKNISLNLAQTNVRIQAPIPGEPFVGVEIGNGNTLPIRLRSVFESKAWQHGSETIPLAIGMDIQGKIIVADLAKAPHLLIAGATGSGKSVCMSNLIVSLLYKFTPAELELVLIDPKRVEFGLFKEVPHLIHPVVGDPKTAVLLLKWVVKEMENRYEILAEKQVRNIASYNAKAEAQGFDKMPFMVVIIDELADLMMTSKGEAEASLARIAQLSRAVGIHTIIATQRPSVNVITGVIKANYPTRIAFQVSSIVDSRTILDCKGAESLLGQGDMLFNPPGFARLVRIQSPMVQDEELTRVVTHVSAAQPDRNRVDLSSFTQSSEGTAESLADGADDLYMQALAIVAETQKASTSYLQRRLRIGYNRAATLIEEMEDRFHIGPQNGSTPREVFVTQEDLQQ comes from the coding sequence ATGCCCGGTCCCTCCAAGCAATCCCAGAAGTCCATCAAACGAGTCAAAGACGGCGTACGCCGCTTCCTCGAAACCATGGCGGGAGAGCAACAAGAGCCTGAAGAGGACGAAAGCCCATCTCCCGCTTCCCCTTCTCGCAGCGACACCCAGGACCTCCCCGACGACCTCGTCCGCATCGCCCAGCTGGAAAGCGAAACCCTGGCCGCCGAGCGCCGCCAAATCGAAAAGTGGCGCGCCGAGCTCGAAGCCACCCTGCGCGACCGCGAGGAACGCCAAGCCTACTTCGCCGACCTCGCCGCCGAACGCGAGTCCCGCTTCAAGCTCATGCTGGAGAGTGCCCAAGCCCAGCTCGCCGGCCGCCCTCCTGTCGAGGAACCGGAGCCCGCAGAGGAAGAACCCGAAGCGCCAACCGCTCCCATCGCCGAGCCCATCCCCGCCGGACCTTACAACACGCCCACTCTCGAACTTCTCGAAGCCTCCAGCATCGAAGACGCCATCCTCGTTTCACCCGAAACCCTCGAGGAACAAGAGCTCAAGCTGCAAGGCGTGCTGGATAACTTCGCCGTCGACGCCATGGTCTACGACGCCGTGGTCGGCCCCCGCGTCACCCAGTTCCGCATCCGCCCCGGCATCGGCGTCCGCGTCGAAAAAATCTCCGGCCTGCAAAAAAACATTTCCCTCAACCTCGCCCAAACCAACGTCCGCATCCAAGCCCCCATCCCGGGCGAGCCCTTCGTGGGCGTGGAAATCGGCAACGGCAACACCCTGCCCATCCGCCTGCGCTCCGTCTTCGAGTCCAAGGCCTGGCAACACGGCAGCGAGACCATCCCGCTCGCCATCGGCATGGACATCCAGGGCAAGATCATCGTCGCCGACCTCGCCAAAGCCCCGCACCTGCTCATCGCCGGAGCCACCGGCTCCGGCAAGTCGGTCTGCATGAGCAACCTCATCGTCAGCCTGCTCTACAAGTTCACCCCCGCGGAGCTGGAGCTCGTCCTCATCGACCCCAAACGCGTCGAGTTCGGACTCTTCAAAGAAGTCCCCCACCTCATCCACCCCGTCGTCGGCGACCCCAAGACCGCCGTCCTCCTCCTCAAATGGGTGGTCAAGGAGATGGAGAACCGCTACGAGATCCTCGCCGAAAAGCAGGTCCGCAACATCGCCAGCTACAACGCCAAGGCCGAAGCCCAAGGCTTCGACAAGATGCCCTTCATGGTCGTCATCATCGACGAGCTGGCCGACCTCATGATGACCTCCAAAGGCGAGGCCGAAGCCTCCCTCGCCCGCATCGCCCAGCTCTCCCGCGCCGTAGGCATCCACACCATCATCGCCACCCAGCGCCCCTCCGTCAACGTCATCACCGGCGTCATCAAGGCCAACTACCCCACCCGCATCGCCTTCCAAGTCTCCTCCATCGTCGACTCCCGCACCATCCTCGACTGCAAAGGCGCCGAGTCCCTGCTCGGCCAAGGCGACATGCTCTTCAACCCGCCCGGCTTCGCCCGCCTCGTCCGTATCCAAAGCCCCATGGTGCAAGACGAAGAACTCACCCGCGTCGTCACCCACGTCTCCGCCGCCCAACCCGATCGCAACCGCGTCGACCTCAGCTCCTTCACCCAATCCAGCGAAGGCACCGCCGAATCCCTCGCCGACGGAGCCGACGACCTCTACATGCAAGCCCTCGCCATCGTGGCCGAGACCCAAAAAGCCAGCACCAGCTACCTGCAGCGCCGCCTCCGCATCGGCTACAACCGCGCCGCCACTCTCATCGAAGAAATGGAAGACCGCTTCCACATCGGCCCCCAAAACGGCTCCACCCCCCGCGAAGTCTTCGTCACCCAGGAGGACCTCCAACAATGA
- the mqo gene encoding malate dehydrogenase (quinone) has translation MKQRTVRPSTGPILENPDVVLIGGGIMSATLGIMLKRLKPELTLQIVESLPRVALESSHAWNNAGTGHAALCELNYTPQKADGTVDVSKAIKINEQFENSKHFWAHLVEEGVIADPSVFIKRVPHMSFVRGEADRDYLKARFEALKEQHLFGEMEYSEDPETVKEWAPLLGQGRPGEEVIAATRVESGTDINFGALTQQLIDHLISLDGVELAMQARVTDIRQAADGQWKVKVDSEEYGKQKLSANFAFIGAGGGSLHLLQKSGIPEGKGFGGFPVSGQFLVCTDHDIIDQHAAKVYGKAAVGAPPMSVPHLDTRVIDGRRALLFGPYAGFSPKFLKEGSNLDLIKSVKLDNLLPLLSVGKDNMDLTQYLINEVRKSHSDRVEGLREFFPDAKEEDWKLVTAGQRVQIIKKNAGGRGGKLEFGTEVVAAQDGSIAALLGASPGASTSVSIIVEVLEKCFADEVKTEAWQSRLAEMLPAYGKHLAGDETLYRELREKSDRLLRIDSLVTSL, from the coding sequence ATGAAACAACGCACTGTAAGACCGTCGACCGGTCCTATTCTCGAAAATCCTGACGTCGTCCTGATTGGCGGCGGCATCATGAGCGCGACTTTGGGGATCATGCTGAAGCGGCTGAAACCCGAGCTGACGCTGCAGATCGTGGAGTCGCTCCCACGCGTGGCGCTCGAGAGTTCCCATGCGTGGAACAATGCGGGTACGGGGCACGCGGCTCTTTGCGAGCTCAACTACACGCCGCAGAAGGCGGACGGCACGGTGGACGTTTCCAAGGCGATCAAGATTAACGAGCAGTTCGAGAATTCGAAGCACTTCTGGGCTCACCTCGTGGAAGAGGGCGTGATCGCGGACCCCAGCGTATTTATCAAGCGGGTGCCGCACATGAGCTTCGTGCGCGGCGAGGCGGATCGCGATTACCTGAAGGCTCGTTTCGAGGCCTTGAAGGAGCAGCACCTTTTCGGGGAAATGGAGTACTCGGAAGATCCCGAAACCGTGAAGGAGTGGGCTCCGCTGCTCGGGCAAGGCCGTCCGGGGGAAGAGGTCATCGCGGCGACGCGCGTGGAGAGCGGCACGGATATCAATTTTGGCGCCCTTACCCAGCAATTGATCGATCACCTGATCTCGCTCGATGGCGTAGAGCTCGCCATGCAGGCGCGGGTGACGGACATCCGGCAGGCGGCCGATGGACAGTGGAAGGTCAAGGTCGACAGCGAAGAATACGGCAAGCAAAAGCTATCGGCCAACTTCGCCTTCATCGGAGCGGGTGGCGGATCGCTGCACTTGCTGCAAAAGTCGGGCATCCCGGAGGGCAAGGGCTTTGGCGGGTTCCCGGTGAGCGGGCAGTTTCTGGTTTGCACCGACCACGACATCATCGACCAGCATGCGGCCAAGGTCTACGGCAAGGCAGCGGTGGGCGCTCCGCCGATGTCGGTGCCGCACTTGGATACGCGCGTGATCGACGGGCGTCGGGCATTGTTGTTCGGACCTTACGCCGGTTTCTCGCCCAAGTTCTTGAAGGAAGGTTCCAACCTCGACCTCATCAAGTCGGTCAAGCTCGACAACCTTTTGCCGCTCTTGTCGGTGGGTAAGGACAACATGGACCTGACCCAGTATCTCATCAACGAGGTTCGCAAGTCGCACAGCGACCGCGTGGAAGGCTTGCGCGAGTTTTTCCCGGATGCGAAGGAAGAGGATTGGAAGCTGGTTACGGCTGGCCAACGCGTGCAGATCATCAAGAAGAATGCGGGCGGCCGTGGCGGCAAGCTGGAGTTTGGCACCGAAGTGGTGGCGGCCCAGGATGGTTCGATCGCTGCCTTGCTGGGAGCTTCGCCGGGTGCGTCGACGTCTGTATCCATTATCGTAGAGGTTTTGGAGAAGTGCTTCGCTGACGAGGTGAAGACGGAGGCATGGCAGTCCCGCTTGGCGGAAATGCTGCCGGCTTACGGAAAGCACCTAGCGGGTGACGAGACTCTCTATCGCGAGCTGCGCGAGAAGTCGGATCGCTTGTTGCGTATCGACAGTTTGGTGACGAGTTTATGA
- a CDS encoding Crp/Fnr family transcriptional regulator: MSAAKLQLLRHAMERYAPLSQSTWKQVQQSCSERKLAKGEILVQIGAPSQHLYFVCQGLLRSYTLSEDGKEYNKKFFPENTFPGSIRALLTGGPSDFALQALEASVVLAIDHPAYRRLLEKAEDLKWYHIQYLETNWVLDKEPIEVGLALSDSSARYQAFVEKHASILHRIPLHHIASAIGVTPTQLSRIRKL, translated from the coding sequence ATGAGCGCCGCCAAACTCCAGCTCCTCCGCCACGCCATGGAGCGATACGCTCCGCTGAGCCAATCCACCTGGAAGCAGGTCCAACAAAGCTGCAGCGAGCGCAAGCTCGCCAAAGGCGAAATCCTCGTGCAAATCGGGGCCCCCAGCCAACATCTTTATTTCGTCTGCCAAGGCCTGCTCCGCTCCTACACCCTCTCGGAGGACGGCAAGGAATATAACAAGAAGTTCTTCCCCGAAAACACCTTTCCCGGCTCCATCCGGGCCCTGCTCACAGGCGGCCCCTCCGACTTCGCTCTGCAAGCGCTCGAAGCCTCCGTAGTGCTCGCCATCGACCATCCCGCCTACCGCCGACTGCTCGAAAAGGCGGAAGACCTGAAGTGGTACCATATCCAATACTTGGAGACGAATTGGGTGCTCGACAAAGAACCCATCGAAGTCGGCCTCGCGCTCTCCGACTCCTCTGCCCGCTATCAAGCGTTTGTCGAAAAGCATGCGTCTATTCTCCACCGCATACCGCTCCACCACATCGCCTCAGCCATCGGCGTCACCCCCACCCAACTTAGCCGTATACGGAAATTGTAG
- a CDS encoding DMT family transporter — MHATQLALISLAAGMAISIQSALSGQLSQRLSNPLLASAAVYLIGFLGIAAYLATHRSQLPPREILSQVPAYLWIAGGLISAIALSCVYRVMPHFGVASTLLFVICGQLLIAALVSHFAWFGMPAAPLTPSRLFSLLLVVAGAALYNHQPTA, encoded by the coding sequence ATGCACGCAACGCAACTCGCACTCATCAGCCTCGCAGCCGGCATGGCCATCTCCATCCAAAGCGCCTTGAGCGGCCAGCTCAGCCAACGCCTCAGCAATCCATTGCTCGCCAGCGCCGCGGTCTACCTGATCGGCTTTCTCGGCATCGCCGCCTACCTCGCAACTCACCGCAGCCAGCTCCCACCACGCGAGATCCTCTCGCAAGTCCCCGCCTACCTTTGGATCGCCGGCGGCCTCATCAGCGCCATAGCCCTCTCCTGCGTCTACAGAGTGATGCCCCACTTCGGCGTCGCCTCCACACTCCTCTTCGTGATTTGCGGCCAACTCTTGATCGCTGCCCTGGTCAGCCACTTCGCCTGGTTCGGCATGCCCGCCGCGCCGCTCACTCCCAGCAGACTGTTTTCGCTTTTGCTCGTGGTCGCCGGAGCGGCTCTCTACAACCACCAACCAACTGCCTGA
- a CDS encoding arylamine N-acetyltransferase family protein, translating to MTTRLPQTGLDLSLYFSRIGYDGNAKPTLACLKQLHRLHEQNIPFENLDVLLGKQISIEIPSIFEKLVTQKRGGYCFEQNTLFAAVLTAIGFEVSPMLARVRWMAPADAVTPLSHMILRVETEHGPQLADVGFGGVGLVEPIALDHRAPQHLDFEPRRIVHRDKHLVHQIKLGEEWADVYQFIPEAVAPIDLDIGNWFSFTHPKARFRNSLLVAQLKETGRIIIADTEFIERDWRGNATRTQIKSQAELQSILSEQYRLQLPKDAKLPLFAS from the coding sequence ATGACAACCCGCCTTCCGCAAACCGGACTCGACCTGAGCCTCTATTTCTCACGCATCGGCTACGACGGCAACGCCAAGCCCACTCTCGCCTGCCTCAAGCAACTGCATCGCCTGCACGAACAAAACATTCCCTTCGAAAACCTGGACGTTCTACTGGGCAAGCAAATCTCCATCGAAATCCCCTCCATCTTTGAGAAACTGGTTACCCAAAAACGAGGCGGCTACTGCTTCGAGCAAAACACCCTCTTTGCCGCAGTCCTGACCGCGATCGGATTCGAAGTCTCGCCCATGCTCGCACGCGTCCGCTGGATGGCCCCAGCCGATGCGGTCACACCGCTCAGCCACATGATCCTGCGAGTCGAGACCGAACACGGACCGCAGCTCGCCGACGTCGGGTTCGGCGGCGTAGGCCTTGTCGAACCGATCGCCCTGGACCATCGCGCCCCCCAACACCTCGACTTTGAACCTCGCCGCATCGTCCATCGCGACAAGCATCTCGTCCACCAAATCAAACTGGGCGAGGAATGGGCCGACGTCTACCAATTCATCCCCGAGGCCGTCGCCCCCATCGACCTGGATATCGGAAACTGGTTTTCCTTCACCCACCCCAAGGCCCGTTTCCGCAATTCCCTGCTCGTAGCTCAGCTAAAAGAAACCGGCCGTATCATCATCGCCGATACAGAATTCATCGAACGCGACTGGCGAGGAAACGCAACCCGCACCCAAATCAAAAGCCAAGCGGAACTACAGAGCATTCTCAGCGAACAGTATCGCCTGCAACTTCCCAAAGACGCAAAACTGCCACTCTTCGCCTCCTAG
- a CDS encoding right-handed parallel beta-helix repeat-containing protein yields MALLVASSLGVDVAFAVDRAEDVLVLEIARNRDFREVQRTLEASDARSICIKIKSGSYRLRHSLHINRSNVSLVGEAGTVLRLAKNAQAPVISVGPLSEYPEEWERIENVTIANLVIDGNKDYQESEYNQQRPWIRNNGIDARTVTGLRVEGVICGNNRSGGLVVSWRCRDVVARTCVFENNYFDGVAYYDSVGVYTVDCDLRRNRGAGVSIDNAVSEALFANCRIVDNRDVGVFARHSDGLMFYKSLVKGSGNWAFFLSHDEKGKGVFNVEIASCEIVENNGGVRMGSVTAKQSAANRVVLSSFARNDLRGRGAISTAGAPLDRLEGGWNPVGNEGADLPDGPYSKRLYQALNTYDSLVAAPES; encoded by the coding sequence TTGGCGCTTCTTGTCGCTTCGTCGCTGGGAGTGGACGTGGCGTTTGCGGTAGATCGTGCAGAGGACGTTTTGGTTCTGGAAATTGCCCGGAACCGAGACTTCAGAGAAGTGCAGCGAACTCTGGAAGCGAGCGACGCTCGATCCATTTGCATTAAGATCAAATCTGGAAGCTATCGCCTGCGGCATAGCCTTCACATCAATCGTTCCAACGTCTCGCTTGTAGGGGAAGCGGGAACGGTGCTGCGTTTGGCGAAAAACGCTCAGGCGCCGGTGATCTCGGTTGGGCCACTGAGCGAATATCCCGAGGAGTGGGAGCGGATTGAAAACGTTACGATCGCGAACCTTGTTATCGATGGGAACAAAGATTATCAGGAAAGTGAATACAACCAGCAGCGGCCGTGGATTCGTAACAACGGAATCGATGCGCGCACGGTGACGGGCTTGCGCGTCGAGGGAGTCATTTGCGGTAACAACCGATCGGGTGGATTGGTGGTCAGTTGGCGATGTCGGGATGTGGTGGCCCGAACTTGTGTATTCGAAAACAACTACTTTGACGGTGTCGCTTATTACGACAGCGTAGGCGTCTACACCGTGGATTGCGATCTTCGTAGGAATCGAGGTGCGGGCGTGAGTATCGATAACGCGGTATCCGAGGCTTTGTTTGCGAATTGTCGGATCGTGGACAATCGAGATGTCGGCGTATTTGCCCGCCACAGCGATGGGCTGATGTTCTACAAGTCTCTCGTGAAGGGCTCCGGAAATTGGGCTTTCTTCCTTTCGCACGACGAAAAGGGAAAAGGAGTCTTCAACGTCGAGATCGCCTCTTGCGAGATTGTGGAAAACAATGGCGGGGTGCGAATGGGATCCGTGACGGCAAAACAGTCGGCGGCGAATCGAGTCGTTCTTTCGAGCTTTGCGAGGAACGACTTGAGAGGACGCGGCGCGATCTCGACTGCTGGAGCTCCTTTGGACAGGCTGGAGGGCGGCTGGAACCCGGTCGGGAACGAAGGCGCGGATCTACCAGACGGTCCTTATTCGAAACGCCTCTATCAGGCGCTGAATACGTATGACTCGTTGGTAGCCGCCCCGGAGTCTTAG
- a CDS encoding class II aldolase/adducin family protein yields MNFDYTHPRAQLLSIMDRIYQFGMTTTSGGNLSIKESDGTIWITPAGVDKGSLTWEDIVKVNPDGTTSGRHRPSSEFPFHKAIYDARPDIEAIVHAHPSALVSYSIVRKAPPTRIIPQAYEVCQNVDFAPYALPGSAQLGKNIADTFARGVDSVLLENHGVVCGGKDLLDAFSRFETLEFCGRLAIKAQRLGTVKELTQEQVDLRHQRKHLLPEFSPADRSSEEKALRRHICEIMHRAYRHQLVSSLEGVVSARLDANSFLISPTAIDRQLLDVSEIVLIKEGLRERGKLPSRAVQLHERVYRDHPWINSIITAQPPSSAAFCLTDTPFATRTIPESYILLRDIPRLPFGAQYTDESKVSEAIGEDTPVILIENEAVLVVGKSLLEAYDRLEVAEFSAGSLIDAYALGGLVEMDDKAIDELKVAFLGG; encoded by the coding sequence ATGAACTTCGACTATACCCATCCCCGGGCCCAGCTGCTCAGCATCATGGACCGCATCTACCAGTTCGGCATGACCACCACCTCCGGTGGCAACCTCTCCATCAAGGAATCAGACGGCACTATCTGGATCACTCCTGCGGGCGTAGACAAAGGCTCGCTCACTTGGGAGGACATCGTAAAAGTCAACCCCGACGGCACGACCAGCGGCCGGCATCGCCCCTCCTCCGAGTTCCCCTTTCACAAGGCGATCTACGACGCGCGTCCCGACATCGAGGCCATCGTGCACGCCCACCCCTCCGCCCTCGTTTCCTACAGCATCGTGCGCAAGGCTCCTCCCACTCGCATCATTCCCCAAGCCTACGAAGTCTGCCAAAACGTCGACTTCGCTCCCTACGCCCTCCCGGGCAGCGCCCAGCTTGGAAAAAACATCGCCGACACTTTCGCCCGTGGCGTCGACTCCGTGCTCCTGGAAAACCACGGCGTGGTCTGCGGCGGCAAAGACTTGCTCGATGCCTTCTCCCGCTTCGAAACCTTGGAATTTTGCGGCCGCCTCGCCATAAAGGCGCAACGCCTCGGCACCGTGAAAGAGCTCACCCAAGAGCAGGTCGACCTGCGCCATCAACGTAAACACCTCCTCCCGGAATTCTCCCCAGCGGATCGCAGCAGCGAAGAGAAAGCCCTACGCCGCCACATCTGCGAAATCATGCACCGCGCCTATCGCCACCAGCTGGTTTCCAGCTTGGAAGGCGTCGTCTCCGCACGCCTGGACGCCAACAGTTTCCTCATCAGCCCGACTGCGATAGACCGCCAACTTCTGGACGTATCCGAAATCGTCCTAATAAAAGAAGGGCTACGAGAACGCGGCAAACTTCCTAGCCGAGCCGTTCAGCTGCACGAGCGGGTCTATCGCGACCACCCATGGATCAATTCCATAATCACGGCCCAGCCGCCATCCTCTGCCGCCTTCTGCCTGACCGACACTCCTTTCGCTACCCGCACGATTCCCGAGAGCTACATCCTCCTGCGAGACATTCCCCGCCTTCCCTTCGGAGCCCAATACACCGACGAATCAAAAGTCTCGGAGGCAATCGGTGAAGACACGCCCGTCATCCTGATCGAGAACGAAGCCGTGCTTGTAGTTGGAAAGTCACTACTGGAAGCTTACGACCGCCTCGAGGTCGCCGAATTCAGCGCCGGCTCCCTCATCGACGCCTACGCGCTCGGAGGACTGGTGGAAATGGACGACAAAGCCATCGACGAGCTCAAGGTAGCCTTCCTCGGCGGCTGA